A portion of the Chloroflexota bacterium genome contains these proteins:
- a CDS encoding ABC transporter substrate-binding protein: protein MQARRFRLMLTLSAVMLLVTALGVGSAYAASPEQSQTGPAVDTVYFKAFHVDRAPLDLEQGNMDLYLFGLKTAAATELRGRDDLQIFEAPATTLSIILNPAEAPEGQLNPFSIRDVRWAMQHLVNREFVAGEIYRGMADPMVTHVSPTDFDQLTVFDLIRDLNIRYDPEYARGLINDAMTDAGAEMADGVWNYNGRPIRIKFIIRIEDERREIGDLVRAELREAGFQVDPVYQNFAPAILTVYSSNPQTFEWHLYTEGWGRSAPNRYDYSSINQFTAPWTGGMPGWREAGFWQYENEELDEIGQRIFTGEFSNEGERNELYERATRIAVEDSVRIWVATVQNSFAANSALTGVTQDLVAGPKAPWTLREAEVPGQSELTVGHLWVWTERTTWNPVGGFGDVYSTDIWRNLNDPPIWNHPFSGVPQPVRASFEVETAGPSGKLSVPSDAVMVDPPTDTWKNVPAGTQATSKVTLDYSKYFSAEWHHGIDITMADVLYSIYQGFDMAYDEEKSKVERALAVTARPFLETFKGIRVLDENRLEVYVDFWHFEENYIASYASPSSVSMPWEVLAAMDDLVFNQRRAAYSDTAAARFDVPWISLVQDRDARLVRTTLLDFQRNDTVPESVFTVNGRSYVTAGEAQDRYQAVLDWFSEHNLMVISNGPFMLTRYDPPAQFAELTANRHPDYPFSKGDFSFGEAELVRLSDTPSALQIGAANALTVQVDGPGTVGLQYTLFDPAENKVLAMGQAQSGAGGAFTIALDQAVGDNLQPGLYQLYLGGYSDAVSSMTQRRIDLEASLDAVVTPSTTTATTMDTAQPAATTAAGQPEAQTPTQQDTGGGCGRGEQAESVYALAGLALLGLVFRRRFWR, encoded by the coding sequence ATGCAGGCCCGTCGATTCCGGCTCATGCTCACCCTGAGCGCTGTCATGCTCCTGGTCACCGCCCTCGGCGTGGGGAGCGCGTACGCCGCCAGCCCCGAGCAGTCGCAGACGGGACCGGCGGTGGACACGGTCTATTTCAAGGCCTTCCATGTAGACCGCGCGCCCCTGGACCTGGAGCAGGGGAACATGGACCTCTACCTCTTCGGCCTCAAGACGGCGGCGGCCACCGAACTCCGGGGCCGCGACGACCTGCAGATCTTCGAGGCCCCGGCCACAACGCTATCCATCATCCTGAACCCGGCGGAGGCTCCCGAGGGGCAGCTCAACCCCTTCTCCATCCGCGACGTCCGCTGGGCCATGCAGCACCTGGTCAACCGGGAGTTCGTGGCGGGGGAGATCTACCGCGGCATGGCGGACCCCATGGTCACGCACGTCAGTCCGACCGACTTCGACCAGCTCACGGTCTTCGACCTGATCCGCGACCTGAACATTCGCTACGACCCTGAGTACGCGCGCGGCCTCATCAACGACGCCATGACGGACGCCGGGGCCGAGATGGCCGACGGCGTGTGGAACTACAACGGCAGGCCCATCCGCATCAAGTTCATCATCCGCATCGAGGACGAGCGCCGCGAGATAGGCGACCTGGTCCGCGCGGAGCTTCGCGAGGCGGGCTTCCAGGTGGACCCGGTGTACCAGAACTTCGCGCCCGCCATCCTGACGGTCTACTCGTCCAACCCGCAGACCTTTGAGTGGCACCTGTACACGGAGGGCTGGGGCCGCTCCGCCCCCAACCGGTACGACTACTCGTCGATCAACCAGTTCACGGCGCCGTGGACCGGCGGGATGCCCGGATGGCGAGAGGCCGGCTTCTGGCAGTACGAGAACGAGGAGCTCGACGAGATCGGCCAGCGCATCTTCACGGGTGAGTTCAGCAACGAGGGGGAGCGCAACGAGCTCTACGAGCGCGCCACCCGCATCGCCGTGGAGGACTCGGTGCGCATATGGGTCGCGACGGTGCAAAACAGCTTCGCGGCCAACAGCGCCCTCACCGGCGTCACGCAGGACCTGGTCGCCGGGCCGAAGGCGCCGTGGACGCTGCGCGAGGCCGAGGTGCCAGGTCAGAGCGAGCTGACCGTCGGGCACCTCTGGGTGTGGACGGAGCGGACGACGTGGAACCCCGTCGGCGGCTTCGGGGACGTCTACAGCACGGACATCTGGCGCAACTTGAACGACCCGCCCATCTGGAACCATCCCTTCTCCGGGGTGCCGCAGCCGGTGCGGGCCTCGTTCGAGGTGGAGACCGCGGGGCCGTCGGGCAAGCTGTCCGTGCCCTCGGACGCGGTCATGGTCGACCCGCCGACGGACACATGGAAGAACGTGCCCGCCGGGACGCAGGCGACCAGCAAGGTGACCCTCGACTACAGCAAGTACTTCTCGGCGGAGTGGCACCACGGCATCGACATCACGATGGCGGACGTCCTCTACTCCATCTACCAGGGCTTCGACATGGCCTACGACGAGGAGAAATCCAAGGTGGAGCGCGCGCTGGCCGTGACGGCGCGCCCTTTCCTGGAGACCTTCAAGGGCATCCGCGTGCTGGACGAGAACCGGCTGGAGGTCTACGTGGACTTCTGGCACTTCGAGGAGAACTACATCGCGTCCTACGCGAGCCCGTCCAGCGTGTCCATGCCGTGGGAAGTGCTGGCGGCCATGGACGACCTGGTCTTCAACCAGCGGCGCGCCGCCTACAGCGACACCGCCGCCGCCCGCTTCGACGTGCCGTGGATCAGCCTGGTGCAGGACCGCGACGCACGGCTCGTCCGCACGACGCTGCTCGACTTTCAGCGCAACGACACGGTTCCCGAGAGCGTGTTCACCGTCAATGGACGGTCGTACGTGACGGCGGGCGAGGCGCAGGACCGCTACCAGGCGGTGCTCGACTGGTTCAGCGAGCACAACCTGATGGTCATCAGCAACGGCCCGTTCATGCTCACCCGCTACGACCCGCCGGCGCAGTTCGCAGAGCTGACGGCCAACCGGCACCCGGACTACCCCTTCTCCAAGGGCGACTTCAGCTTCGGCGAGGCCGAGCTAGTGCGGCTGTCGGACACGCCATCTGCGCTGCAGATCGGCGCGGCCAACGCGTTGACGGTGCAGGTGGACGGCCCCGGCACCGTTGGGCTGCAGTACACGCTCTTCGACCCGGCGGAGAACAAGGTGCTGGCGATGGGGCAGGCGCAGTCCGGCGCGGGAGGCGCGTTCACCATCGCGCTTGACCAGGCTGTCGGCGACAACCTGCAGCCCGGCCTGTATCAGCTCTACCTCGGCGGGTACAGCGACGCCGTCTCCAGCATGACGCAGCGGCGCATCGACCTGGAGGCGTCGCTGGACGCCGTGGTGACGCCGAGCACCACGACGGCCACCACCATGGACACCGCGCAACCTGCGGCGACGACGGCCGCGGGGCAGCCCGAGGCGCAGACGCCAACGCAGCAGGACACCGGCGGCGGTTGCGGCCGCGGGGAGCAGGCGGAGTCGGTGTACGCGCTGGCGGGGCTCGCGCTGTTGGGGTTGGTGTTCCGGCGGCGGTTCTGGCGGTAG
- a CDS encoding ABC transporter permease, whose protein sequence is MALVRTLGIRAATLLGVLLTVLVLLVVTLGSTGFSDRILTAVINEEIRALRTAQATQARDTDALEEALEVRRQELIVFYDLDKAWWERMPATVFRVITLDLGEARTLRSSEGSRRVSDIVLERLPNTAILLTTSLIITAVIGLAVGVKMATRVGTRLDRVVSFGAAVSFALPAWWTGILLILLLSFQFNILPSGGMFSTPPPEGGIARFFDLLKHAILPIITLVLVSVGPYLYAVRTMTLNVAQEDHVLVARAKGLAESAVMRQHILRVAAPPIVTGLILSLVGSLGGSILVETVFNWNGMGRLYFEAVAGTPDEGLIVALTFIFTLMYVVARFVLEVLYLLLDPRVRYSG, encoded by the coding sequence TTGGCCCTCGTCCGCACCCTTGGCATTCGCGCCGCAACGCTGCTGGGCGTGCTGCTCACTGTGCTTGTGCTGCTCGTGGTGACGCTGGGCTCCACCGGGTTCTCCGACCGCATCCTGACAGCCGTCATCAACGAGGAGATCCGCGCCCTCCGCACGGCGCAGGCGACGCAGGCCCGCGACACGGACGCGCTCGAGGAGGCGCTGGAGGTCAGGAGGCAGGAGCTCATCGTCTTCTACGACCTCGACAAGGCGTGGTGGGAGCGGATGCCGGCGACCGTCTTCCGCGTCATCACCCTGGACCTCGGCGAGGCGCGCACGCTGCGCAGCTCCGAGGGGAGCCGCCGCGTCTCCGACATCGTGCTGGAGCGGCTACCGAACACGGCCATCCTCCTGACGACGAGCCTCATCATCACGGCGGTCATCGGGCTTGCGGTGGGCGTCAAGATGGCGACACGCGTCGGCACGCGCCTCGACCGCGTCGTGTCCTTTGGGGCGGCGGTGTCATTCGCGCTGCCGGCGTGGTGGACGGGCATCCTGCTGATCCTGCTGCTCTCATTCCAGTTCAACATCCTGCCGAGCGGGGGCATGTTCAGCACGCCGCCTCCGGAGGGCGGCATAGCGCGCTTCTTCGACCTGCTGAAGCACGCCATCCTGCCCATCATCACCCTCGTGCTGGTGAGCGTCGGGCCGTACCTGTACGCCGTGCGGACGATGACGCTGAACGTGGCGCAGGAAGACCACGTGCTTGTCGCGCGCGCCAAGGGCCTCGCCGAGAGCGCGGTCATGCGGCAGCACATCCTGCGCGTTGCGGCGCCGCCCATCGTGACGGGGCTCATCCTGAGCCTCGTCGGCTCCCTTGGCGGCTCCATCCTCGTCGAGACGGTGTTCAACTGGAACGGCATGGGCCGCCTCTACTTCGAGGCGGTGGCGGGCACGCCGGACGAGGGCCTAATCGTCGCGCTCACCTTCATCTTCACGCTGATGTACGTGGTGGCGCGCTTCGTGCTGGAGGTGCTCTACCTCCTGCTTGACCCGAGGGTACGGTACAGCGGATGA
- a CDS encoding ABC transporter permease, producing MNATFSGAVRVLVGSAIGKAGLALLGFLVAVSVWVLATYPLDFGTREWSNPAVWADNPKAVPPTWTNIFPGSDNVAHATLVTAEPDDVRTAGSVTAETYRLPLAHTFDGFPTFISFSLEPVTFYGRPPLITLALERPDGGTVRLLQHVPSGSRDGEDGPFVRYVNNPYRILLSTEETFRSALADYHNERYGTAFDERDLRGFGDHAAFGTPTAGEDVAFEPLEGEYTFVVTATFADENDSMDGAKVVVGGDVFGGMGSDSQGRDLFVGLLFGFPVALFIGLLASTLTTGIGASLGIMSGYLGGWVDTAIQRLADVVANVPLLPILIFMVIVLGSNLFLIILVLVAFSWPGLTILIRSMVLQLRSGQLVEATKALGASQRRVMLRHIFPQTAPYVFAQMIFFTPAAILAEAGLSFLGLGDPSIPTWGQILEQGFRTGAVYVGYWWWVLPPGLLIVLTAMAFVLLALAIEPVLNPRLRTMR from the coding sequence ATGAACGCAACATTCAGCGGCGCGGTGAGGGTGCTCGTGGGGAGCGCTATCGGGAAGGCGGGGCTGGCCCTGCTGGGCTTCCTGGTGGCCGTGTCCGTATGGGTGCTTGCCACCTACCCCCTCGACTTTGGGACGCGGGAGTGGAGCAACCCCGCCGTGTGGGCCGACAACCCCAAGGCCGTGCCCCCGACGTGGACGAACATTTTCCCCGGGTCGGACAACGTCGCCCACGCGACGCTCGTCACCGCCGAGCCGGACGATGTGCGCACCGCCGGAAGCGTGACGGCGGAGACGTATCGGCTGCCCCTCGCGCACACCTTCGACGGCTTTCCGACGTTCATCTCCTTCTCGCTGGAGCCGGTCACGTTCTACGGGCGGCCGCCGCTCATCACGCTCGCGCTCGAGCGGCCCGACGGCGGCACGGTGCGGCTGCTGCAGCACGTGCCCTCCGGCTCACGCGACGGCGAGGACGGGCCGTTCGTGCGTTACGTAAACAACCCGTACCGCATTCTCCTGAGCACGGAGGAAACCTTCCGCTCGGCACTCGCCGACTACCACAACGAGCGCTACGGCACGGCGTTCGACGAGCGGGACCTGCGCGGCTTTGGCGACCACGCGGCCTTCGGCACGCCGACGGCGGGAGAGGATGTTGCCTTCGAGCCGTTGGAGGGTGAGTACACCTTTGTCGTCACCGCCACCTTCGCCGACGAGAACGACAGCATGGACGGCGCAAAGGTTGTGGTGGGCGGGGACGTGTTCGGCGGCATGGGGTCGGACTCGCAGGGGCGCGACCTGTTCGTGGGGCTGCTGTTCGGGTTCCCGGTGGCGCTCTTCATCGGACTGCTGGCGTCAACGCTCACGACGGGCATTGGGGCGTCGCTGGGCATCATGAGCGGCTACCTCGGCGGCTGGGTGGACACGGCCATCCAGCGGCTGGCGGACGTCGTCGCGAATGTGCCGCTGCTGCCCATCCTCATCTTCATGGTCATCGTGCTGGGGTCCAACCTCTTCCTCATCATCCTTGTGCTCGTTGCGTTCAGTTGGCCAGGGCTCACGATCCTCATTCGCAGCATGGTGCTGCAGCTCCGCTCGGGGCAGCTGGTGGAGGCGACGAAGGCGCTGGGGGCGTCGCAGCGGCGCGTGATGCTGCGGCACATCTTCCCGCAGACGGCGCCGTACGTCTTCGCGCAGATGATCTTCTTCACGCCGGCGGCAATCCTTGCGGAGGCGGGCCTCAGCTTCCTCGGCCTCGGCGACCCGTCGATTCCGACGTGGGGGCAGATACTGGAGCAGGGTTTCCGCACGGGGGCGGTGTACGTCGGCTACTGGTGGTGGGTGCTGCCGCCGGGGCTGCTCATCGTGCTGACGGCGATGGCCTTC